The segment CACATAGAAGGTCCGGACCTTTTTCTAACATACTATACCTGGGAGCGAGATGGAATACTTTACGGTGAAATTGGAATCAGATCCAACTCAGAAGCTTGTATTCTTTAATTCAAACGAAAGACAACAGGCAAAGCGATCCAGACACCAATATCCTTATTATTCTGTTTTGCGGGTGTGAATTTTGTTTTTTTCACTGCGTCGATCGCTGCTTCATCCAATCCGGTGTTCGGGATACTTTTCATAATTTTACATTTTGTCACTTCACCCTTTTCACTGACAAAAGCCTGAATGATCACTGTCCCCTCAAGTCCTGCGGATTTTGCTTTTTCAGGATAGATTATGTTTTTTAAGATGGCATCTGTCCCTCCAATGGGTGAGGGTGGTGTATCATAGGGAATAAATTGAACCTCTTCATCAGGGACATGTTCAATTCTTACAACATTATTTTCTGCATCTGATTTGTTGTCAGTTCCAAAAGTGCAGGCTGTCAGGATTATGGCAATCACGAATAAAGTCAATAAGATCTTATGTTTCATTTTAAACATCATAGTCACTCCTTTTTTATAGGTTGTATTCAGGTATACAATCCTTTTTTTCAGATTGTATATATTACCGTCAATCCGTGTAAGTGCCATCCCGTTTAAAACCCGCGTGCTCCTGCTGTTGCCAATTATTCTCAGCAATAAACCGGAATAATCCGGCGGAGTCATATCGGTCCGGTTCAGTGAATGAATATCACAAAGGATTTCACGGTAATACTCACAATAGCGTTTTGCTATCCAGATGAATGGGTTGAAAAACCAAAGAACGCACAGAACATGTTGGACAATGGTATGAAATGCATCATGTCTGCGGATATGTTCATATTCATGGGCAATGATCGATTGTATTTCAGATACCGGAAGATCCAGAGCTGACCGGGGAAGGATAATCACGGGATTGATTATTCCATAGGACAGGGGTGAATCGGTATATGAACTAATCTGTATTTTTGTCCTGCGGGAAAAGGAGGGAAGTTTTAAAAGCAATTGGTCCGGAGCAGGAATGGTTTTCAATTGTTTGTGGAATAAATATTCATTCAGAATCATCGAACTGAACAAAATCATAAAGCCGATAATCCAAAAATATTGAAAAAGCGTTGCAAAGCTGAAGGAGGAACTGATAGCCGGTTGAACTGTCATATCAGTAAATATGGGTGCAAGGGTGAATGGAATATTCGGTAGTCTGTCGTTTTGAATATGCAGTGTGAACGGGAAAACATGACGGAGAATGATCAGATACCACAGGATATACATAAGTCTGGGGGATATATTTTTCCATGAAGACAGAAGCCACAGAACCAGACATAAAACACCTGTCTGGATGATAAGGGCCGGAATGGAGATCCAGTGGATATTTATCATGACTTTTTCTCCCTGTAATGATCGATTAATAATTGTAACTCTTCAATTTCATCTTCAGACAATTTTCCGGATTTAATCAGATATCCGGATAATCTGCTGAACGATCCGTTAAAAGCCCGTTTCACAAAGCTTTCCGTTTCATGATGAAGGGCAGTCTGTTCTCTGATTGCCGGTTCATACAGGTTGATTTTCCCTTTTTTCTCTTTTTTAAGAAGCCCCTTATCGACCAATCGTTCAACATATGTCTGAATTGTTGTGTAAGCCCTTTGATAGGATTCAGGAAGTTTATCGGCAATTTTCCGGATACTTGTTTTCCCGTGTTTCCAGAACAACTTCATAATTTCCCACTCAAGGGGTGTCATGGTTTGGGAATTTGGCATGATATCTCCAATTACTACATCTTTAGTAAATAATAGGGAGTTCGATAATTTATGTCAAGAAAAAATTTACTTAATTTGTAGTAATTGAAAATTACTTTGTTGATAATGGCATCAAACAA is part of the Candidatus Neomarinimicrobiota bacterium genome and harbors:
- a CDS encoding M56 family metallopeptidase; this translates as MINIHWISIPALIIQTGVLCLVLWLLSSWKNISPRLMYILWYLIILRHVFPFTLHIQNDRLPNIPFTLAPIFTDMTVQPAISSSFSFATLFQYFWIIGFMILFSSMILNEYLFHKQLKTIPAPDQLLLKLPSFSRRTKIQISSYTDSPLSYGIINPVIILPRSALDLPVSEIQSIIAHEYEHIRRHDAFHTIVQHVLCVLWFFNPFIWIAKRYCEYYREILCDIHSLNRTDMTPPDYSGLLLRIIGNSRSTRVLNGMALTRIDGNIYNLKKRIVYLNTTYKKGVTMMFKMKHKILLTLFVIAIILTACTFGTDNKSDAENNVVRIEHVPDEEVQFIPYDTPPSPIGGTDAILKNIIYPEKAKSAGLEGTVIIQAFVSEKGEVTKCKIMKSIPNTGLDEAAIDAVKKTKFTPAKQNNKDIGVWIALPVVFRLN
- a CDS encoding BlaI/MecI/CopY family transcriptional regulator — translated: MPNSQTMTPLEWEIMKLFWKHGKTSIRKIADKLPESYQRAYTTIQTYVERLVDKGLLKKEKKGKINLYEPAIREQTALHHETESFVKRAFNGSFSRLSGYLIKSGKLSEDEIEELQLLIDHYREKKS